In Salminus brasiliensis chromosome 24, fSalBra1.hap2, whole genome shotgun sequence, one genomic interval encodes:
- the LOC140546696 gene encoding NACHT, LRR and PYD domains-containing protein 1 homolog produces the protein MYISEMSKTADDQTEESDKHEKQFGPGSSPSLKDEVRVLDVQDGGMVLEKCELTCSHAKLLHPTFSPKGLLIRSGFPVKVHCEVLIYQTLTAHLTLHVYLVTCDQNIIQEVEKDEKDAVKIRKPGPERSLPLKSWYKLETKKESESFPSTIKPEKMKLRYSPIKFCEVFIRNADEDFELHLINERQESIWDGVIRAEEYKRSSSFTSSGKFP, from the exons ATGTACATCAGTGAGATGTCAAAAACAGCTGATGACCAGACAGAAGAATCTGACAAGCATGAAAAACAGTTTGGCCCCG GTTCGAGCCCCTCCCTGAAAGACGAGGTCAGAGTTCTAGACGTGCAGGACGGTGGAATGGTCTTGGAGAAGTGTGAGCTGACCTGCTCCCATGCCAAGCTTCTCCACCCCACCTTCTCACCTAAAGGCTTGCTGATCAGAAGTGGATTCCCTGTGAAAGTTCACTGTGAGGTGTTGATCTACCAAACCTTGACTGCCCACCTGACCCTTCATGTGTATTTGGTGACCTGTGATCAGAATATAATCCAG GAAGTGGAAAAGGATGAGAAAGATGCTGTAAAAATCCGTAAACCAGGTCCAGAAAGGTCCCTGCCCTTGAAGAGTTGGTACAAGCTTGAGACCAAAAAGGAAAGTGAATCCTTTCCCTCCACAATTAAACCTGAG AAGATGAAGCTGAGATACTCTCCCATTAAGTTCTGTGAGGTGTTCATCAGAAATGCAGATGAGGACTTTGAACTGCATTTGATTAACGAGAGGCAGGAATCCATATGGGATGGAGTCATTCGAGCAG AGGAATACAAGAGGTCGTCCAGTTTCACTTCCAGTGGTAAGTTTCCATAA